A window of Solanum stenotomum isolate F172 chromosome 3, ASM1918654v1, whole genome shotgun sequence contains these coding sequences:
- the LOC125857726 gene encoding uncharacterized protein LOC125857726, whose translation MENSAEQKAETIKRFIDTTVNVGRKEILDGFRARSRVVIEKEVAATTSLTHGFINSLQPCLLASSKPLPTMSLTPFAKCVNHGHAAYISLEDVQNSENYTRLVIHSPRYRVIHRYMDCELEFQEDVETLRNTLRQRAEQQNHVHLLGYKEKYLQREIRRCKICKKSLEHEEIFSHRDTEFCSSECRSNDVVPYFEQRVPVQGRMMRARK comes from the exons ATGGAAAATTCAGCTGAGCAAAAGGCAGAAACTATAAAAAGGTTCATTGATACTACAGTGAATGTGGGGAGAAAAGAAATTCTAGATGGGTTTAGGGCACGATCACGTGTCGTAATTGAGAAAGAAGTTGCTGCTACTACAAGCTTGACTCATGGTTTTATTAACTCTCTGCAACCTTGTCTTTTGGCTTCCTCCAAACCCTTACCAACTATGAGTTTGACTCCCTTTGCTAAGTGCGTCAATCATGGTCATGCCGCCTACATTTCACTTGAAGATGTTCAAAATTCTGAGAACTACACTCGCCTTGTGATTCATTCTCCTAGATACCGAGTTATTCATCG gTACATGGACTGTGAGTTGGAGTTTCAGGAGGATGTTGAAACTCTTCGTAATACTCTTCGTCAAAGAGCAGAACAACAAAATCATGTGCATTTGCTGGGatataaggaaaaatatttGCAGCGCGAAATACGGAGATGCAAAATCTGCAAAAAGAGCCTAGAGCATGAAGAAATCTTCTCCCACag AGATACGGAGTTTTGCAGCTCCGAATGTAGATCTAATGATGTGGTGCCTTACTTTGAACAGCGGGTGCCGGTGCAAGGAAGAATGATGAGAGCTCGGAAGTGA